The genomic segment CATCCAGTCTTCCCTCCTAGCAGAAGCAATACCTTTGCTCACCCTGCTCCCCCCACACCAACTCCACAGTAGGCTTCCTCCCTGGCCCTGGTGATTACCGAGCATCTGCTTGATCTTGTCTGAATAGTCTGGTTGCTTTAGCAGTTCCTCTGAGGGATGACTATTTGGGCTACCCTGTGAGGCAAGGTGAATAAAGAGCCAGTCAACAGAATGCAAGGGTAAAAACTAGTAAAGAAAAGAGAGCTAGATGAAGAGGTAAGTGAGAAGACAACTACTGGGGTATACAGAAAGGCAGATTCCAGACAAAGTGGAAAAGAGGAAGGCGGGCTCATATACCATGATGGAGGTGAGGATCTCTTGGACATtgatgcctcctcctccaggaccctgggggctcTTCCCAGCACCCATGCTTCCCATGAGATTGGCCAGGACAGGAGGCAACTTGGAGCCACCTGCTCCATCAGGTGAGCCACCAGCTCCCCCCAGGCTCCAGGGTCTCAATATATGGGGTCTCATCCATGGAACATTCCTGCAAGAACAGAACAATCAGGACTAGCTTTAAAGAATGAAGAGACATTCCATTTGAAACTGAAAAATGCTGAAAGACGTACTAAGATCAATCACAACTCCACCACCACATAGCATATGCTCACCTCATCTAGGGGGATGAGCTTTGGGGGTACAGGTTCATAGGGTTCAGGATCAGGTTCATGAGGACTATTAGGAATGCCACAGGTGatgggacaagaaaaaaaaaaaagatagttaaattatttattcaagcCCTCACATTCCCTagcccccacccccttctgaATTACCCCAGGGCATGTTCCTCTCAGGAGTCCAAGCACTTAACGTGGACATGGTTCATGCCCAGGGTGTGAACCCGGTTCTGCTCACCTTTCCTTGTTCAGGAAGAGCTCCTGAAGGATTCCTTTCTCCCGCTCAGCCTGGATGTATCGCTCCTGGCTGTTGCTTCCAGGGGTGACAAGAGGTGAGGGCAGAACCAGGGGCCGGGGGCACACCCAGGGCACCTTCTCCTCCATGTTGTCATGGCTCAGACGCCGGGCCGTCTCAAATGCATGTCGGTCTGACAGTATCTCTCGCTTAGCTGCCTCACCAAAGTCCTTGATCTTATTCACATTTACTAGTggcaaggagagaaaagagaaaatataagcacCAAACAAGTCCTTTTTAAACTCTCTAGAccccaaaataagtaaataaataaaaataaactctctaTACCCATCTACTACACAAGAACCTTGACGGCTCACCTCGTTCAGTTTCATCCagttcaaaatagaaatattctctCAGTTTGCCCTCCTCAGGCCATGTCACCgtcttcctcttcctgcctttCCGGGTCAGCTGGCTGGGATCTCCGGGACTCTCCACGGGCTTTGCATCCAGCGCTCCTGGCTCTAAAGAGGCTGGAAGCAGGAGAGGTATCAGATCCAGGTCGTTCCTTTTAGAAACCCCCCAAACCTGAACCAATTTCTAGACTTACCTGTATCCATGAGCTCTGGGACTTCAACAGGGGGAACTGGGGTTCCTGGGCGATCTGTGTCCATAGCCTCACAAGTTGGTGCTGGTTCTGGGGAAGAAGGTTTGGCCGTGCTCGGTTCTGTGCTCGTTTTCCCTTCAAACGGGCTTGGCtattgtgaaagaaaaagaagttaatgaGTTGACACGAAAGCCAAGGTTAAGGTAAGGCAGTTAGTCCAGCATCCTAGACAGGCTCCCCTGCGGATTCAGATGAAGGAAGACTTTGCGTCTCCCACTGCCAGCCCCCCAACCCTCACCCCAGTCCACATCCTGTGGTCCTCCCAACCATTCCTGGGCCCTTCCTTTCACTTTAGATATCCTGTCATTGACATCTACGGCACAGGGCTCATACCTTGGCAGCTGTGGGTGACaacaccttcttcttcttcttaattttGATGCCTGGAACAGGGGCTGAATTGAGTGCATCCAGGAAGCCCAGGCCCTCCATAGCTACAAGAGGATAAAGCATAAAATGGAACCATCAGACCTCTTTCACAATCCTATTCCTACAAAGTTTGAGCAGGAAATGGGCCAATGGAGACCCTACCCCAACTTAGGACACAGTTAAGTTCAAGGTGGCCAGGATGCATATGCTGGattcatacaagaaaaaaaaaaattttttttaattttgtttttcagtttttttaaaaaagactttatttattcatgagagatacagagagagaggcagacggagaagcaggccccatgcagggagctgacgtgggactcgatcccggtctccaggatcacaccctaggccgaaggtggcatgctaaactgctgggccactggggctgcccctgtttttaaaaattctataatcaggatgcttgggtggctcagtggttgagcgtctgccttcggcccagggcgtgatcctggagacccgggatggagtcctacatcgggctccctgcgtggagcctgtttctccctctgcctctctttctctttgtctctcatgaataattaaataaaatctttaaaataaaaaaaagaaattctataaccaacatgggggcttgaactcatgacctggagataaagagttgcatgttcctccaactgagccagccaggtgccctattctttcttttaaaggcaggcaactgggcagccccggtggcacagcggtttagcaccgcctgcagcctggggtgcgatcctggagacccgggatcgagtcccgcatcgggctccctgcatggggcctgcttctctctctgcccatgtctctgcctctctcttgctctctctgaatgaataaataaatctttaaaataaataaataaataaataaataaataaataaataaataaataaataaataaaaataaaggcaggcAACTTGGGGTGTCTGGCGGGGCTCatggggttgagcgtctgccttcagctcaggtcacgatcccagggtcctgggatcgagccccacgcaTCAGGGGGGctaaactaactaactaactagtaataaataataactaaataaaagcAACTTGAGGCTTTCAGTATTAATTAGAGCTCAGGTGACTTAGGAAAACAACCCTCATGGACAGGACCGACTATCCCGAGACTGGGAGCACCCCAAACCAGTCACTGAATAGCACCCCATTCCCATACCCAAGATTACTTCTAAGTAATCCTATGAAAGAGGAGCTCCAGAGGTGCAAAAATTAAGACAAGCACACAAAACTAAGAAATCCATCCTGTACCACCCCCCCAACTCATTTCCATGGAGTTCTCTCCCAATTCAAAGTGTGTTCCTCTACTTCAGACTCACGCTGTGGTGGGATGATCTTCACTTTGATCTCTTTGGTGGCATTTGGTGTGGTGTTCAGTGGCTTGTATTTCTTCTCTGCAGGGGGAGCACCATCTCCTGGAGCAACTGTGGTGCTGTTGGAAGATGAGCCATCAACATGATCTCTGATGCACCCTAACttgccccctcttcctccctcatgTCTACAGACATAACCCACACAGAACCCAGTACACAAGGGCCATACCTCTGACGCTTGAGGGGGATGGGTTTAAGATTGTACTTGTCAGAAACCACCACTGCACTGGCGTTCTTTTTCACAGGCACCAAAGATGGGGTCTCCAGCTCTAGCCCTGAGGGAAGAAACATGCCATTGCGTTGAACTTATTACCACTCTAACTCTTCCTCCCCACTCCAACACTAAATCTTTACCCAGCCCAAACCTCACCTACTAGTCTTccatcttctctcttccccatgtCATAAATCCACTATTCCACCACAAGGCCCTAGGTGTACATCTGCCCACAGACTCTCCCAAGACCAGCCAACCACCCTACCAGTGGAACGAAACTTGGCGTGACTGGGTGCTGTGGTTCGGAGAGACTTgggcttctctttcttcttctctgggGCCTCCTCAGCCCGGGTCTCAGCCTTCACCTCAGTCAAGGGTCGCTCGGGAGGGGTGGTTCGACTCTTCCCCTCTTCTTTAcgttttttcttatctttctctgttgtgaaaaaacaaagcagaaaaggattttatttaaagagaaagactGTCAAGAGGTGAAGCAGGCTAAAGCCACCGAAGGCCAGtgggaaagaaataaatacaagggATAAAAGACTAAGGAGCTTACCAGCAGGCTGGGTACTGCTCTGGGAGCGGATGACAGCCATCCAGTCACTGACAAGGACTGAAGCCAATTTCCGGAGCTCTGCAGGTGAGAGTATAAGGGAAAATCCCTAAGtaactaaaaatattattcttccaataatagaaaatacagaggTTTAAAGATATACTGTGAAAATCTATGTAACAGAAAACGTAGCCCAGAGTTTTAAGGAGAAGATGAGACAGGCTCAAActcttgggaggcctgggtgtctcagtggttgagcatctgctcaggtcgtgatcccgggctcctgggatcaagtcccacatcgggctccctgtgaagagcctgcttcttcctctgcctgtatctgcctctctgtgtctttcatgaataaataaaatctttatttttttaagattttatttatttattaatgagagacacagaaacagagagagagagagggacacagagggagaagcaggccccatgcagggagcctaatgctggactcgatccctggatctgggatcacaccctcagctgaaggcagatgctcaactgctgagccacccaggtgtccctatttgattttttttaagccattattACTAGTGGCATTATAGGAAAAAAGGTGGCctagaaaatctttttcttttcttttcttttctttttttttaagattttatttattcatgagagatacagaaagagaggtagagagaagcaggctccatgcagggagcccaatgcgggactcgctCTCAGGACTTTAGGACCAtgctgtgggccgaaggcaggcgctaaactcctgagccacccagggatcccctagaaaatCTTTTATAAGATGAATCTAAGTCAGGCTCCTTGATACTTTGTTTGCCTTTAGGACAACACAATAATACTGTTCTTAGCTGTTTGGACACTTGAACCCTGCCTGCTTTTTCCTTGAGTTTAGTTCTTGTTCTTTTAACACATGGTTAGTGGAAGAGTGTGGACACTGGCTTCATTCTGCTGctctattcataagagagacacagaagcacagagagagagagagaggggtgcagagacacaggcagagggagaagcaggcccatgcagggagcctgacgttggactcgatcccgggtctccaggatcacgccttgggctgaaggcaggcgccaaaccgctgagccacccgggctgcctgaataaataaaatcttaaaaaaaaaaaatcaaggaaatgtaGCAAATAAGTGTAGCGAAGAGCTTATAAAGCAGACCACATTAGAGATGGGGAAGGCagtgtttagagaaaaaaagacgGTCAGAGAATTTAAAGGACAAAATGTGTTTCCAAATATacggaaaaaaaacaaagacctttACAGCTCTTGCTTTTCGTACTTGGCAAATCACATCTCTTATCTATGGCACCTATCCTCTTGCCAGCTTTTCCACTTACAGATTCGTTTAATAATGAGattattgaaaacattaaaaccaaacttttcaaataaatacccaCACAACTAGCAGTTTCTATAATTAAGGCAACACAAACTCCAGTA from the Canis lupus dingo isolate Sandy chromosome 12, ASM325472v2, whole genome shotgun sequence genome contains:
- the PPP1R10 gene encoding LOW QUALITY PROTEIN: serine/threonine-protein phosphatase 1 regulatory subunit 10 (The sequence of the model RefSeq protein was modified relative to this genomic sequence to represent the inferred CDS: deleted 1 base in 1 codon): MGSGPIDPKELLKGLDSFLNRDGEVKSVDGISKIFSLMKEARKMVSRCTYLNILLQTQSPEILVKFIDVGGYKLLNNWLTYSKTTNNIPLLQQILLTLQHLPLTVDHLKQNNTAKLVKQLSKSSEDEELRKLASVLVSDWMAVIRSQSSTQPAEKDKKKRKEEGKSRTTPPERPLTEVKAETRAEEAPEKKKEKPKSLRTTAPSHAKFRSTGLELETPSLVPVKKNASAVVVSDKYNLKPIPLKRQSTTVAPGDGAPPAEKKYKPLNTTPNATKEIKVKIIPPQPMEGLGFLDALNSAPVPGIKIKKKKKVLSPTAAKPSPFEGKTSTEPSTAKPSSPEPAPTCEAMDTDRPGTPVPPVEVPELMDTASLEPGALDAKPVESPGDPSQLTRKGRKRKTVTWPEEGKLREYFYFELDETERVNVNKIKDFGEAAKREILSDRHAFETARRLSHDNMEEKVPWVCPRPLVLPSPLVTPGSNSQERYIQAEREKGILQELFLNKESPHEPDPEPYEPVPPKLIPLDEECSMDETPYIETLEPGGSGGSPDGAGGSKLPPVLANLMGSMGAGKSPQGPGGGGINVQEILTSIMGSPNSHPSEELLKQPDYSDKIKQMLVPHGLLGPGPIANGFPPGGPGGPKAMQHFPPGPGGPIPGPHGGPGGSVGPRLLGPPPPPRGGDPFWDGPGDPMRGGPMRGGPGPGPGPYHRGRGGRGGNEPPPPPPPFRGARGGRSGGGPPNGRGGPGGGMVGGGGHRPHEGPGGGMNSSSGHRPHEGPGGGMGGGHRPHEGPGSSMGGGGGHRPHEGPGGGMGSGSGHRPHEGPGSGMGGGSGHRPHEGPGGGMGAGGGHRPHEGPGHGGPHGHRPHDVPSHRGHDHRGPPPHEHRGHDGPGHGGGGHRGHDGGHSHGGDMSNRPVCRHFMMKGNCRYENNCAFYHPGVNGPPLP